The Notolabrus celidotus isolate fNotCel1 chromosome 23, fNotCel1.pri, whole genome shotgun sequence region CTATAActatgaaactttaaccatgaaacttcaCCATTGAAACTCTTAAACCATGAAACTTTACCCATGAACACtataaccatgaaactttaaccatgaaacatAACCATGAACCTTAACTAttgaactttaaccatgaaactatAACCATGTAAACTTAACCATGAACCTTAATAACTTGAAACTTTAACCTATTGAAATCTATACAACTATGacactttaaccatgaaactttaaccatgaactATAACCATGAACACTATaatatgaaactttaaccatggagCATACCCATGAAAACtataaccatgaaactttaaaccATGAAACtataaccatgaaactttaaccattgAACTTTAAACCATGGAGCATACCCCTGGACTTTAACCATGCAACtataaccatgaaactttaaccatgagcATAACCATGAAACTCTAACCATGAACTTTAACCCATCGGAAACtataaccatgaaactttaaccatgaaactttaaccatggagcataaccatggaactttaaccatgaaactttaaccatgaaactttaaccatggagcataaccatgaaactttaaccatgaaactataaccatgaaactttaaccatggagcataaccatgaaactttaaccatgaaactataaccatgaaactttaaccatgaaactttaaccatgaaactttaaccatggagcataaccatggaactttaaccatgaaactttaaccatgaaactataaccatgaaactttaaccatgaaactataactatgaaactttaaccatgaaactttaaccatgaaactataaccatgaaactttaaccatgaaactataaccatgaaactttaaccatggagcataaccatggaactttaaccatgaaactttaaccatgaaactataaccatgaaactttaaccatgaaactataaccatgaaactttaaccatgaaactttaaccatgaaactataaccatgaaactttaaccatgaaactataactatgaaactttaaccatgaaactttaaccatgaaactataaccatgaaactttaaccatgaaactataaccatgaaactttaaccatgaaactatAACCATGAAACTATAActatgaaactttaaccatgaaactataaccatgaaactttaaccatgaaactataactatgaaactttaaccatgaaactataactatgaaactttaaccatgaaactttaaccatgaaactatAACCATGAAACTATAActatgaaactttaaccatggagcataaccatggaactttaaccatgaaactttaaccatgaaactataaccatgaaactttaaccatgaaactttaaccatgaaactataaccatgaaactttaaccatggagcataaccatgaaactttaaccatggaactttaaccatgaaactctaaccatggaactttaaccatgaaactttaaccatgaaactttaaccatggaactttaaccattgaactttaaccatgaaactctaaccatggaactttaaccatgaaactttaaccatgaaactttaaccatggaactttaaccatgaaactttaaccatgaaactttaaccatggaactttaaccatgaaactttaaccatggaactttaaccatgaaactttaaccatggaactttaaccatggaactttaaccatgaaactttaaccatggaactttaaccatggaactttaaccatgaaactttaaccatggaactttaactatgaaactttaaccatgaaactttaaccatgaaactttaaccatgaaactctaaccatggaactttaaccatgaaactctaaccatggaactttaaccatgaaactttaaccatgaaactctaaccatggaactctaaccatggaactttaaccatgaaactttaaccatgaaactctaaccatggaactctaaccatggaactttaaccatgaaactttaaccatgaagcTCTAACCATGGTActctaaccatggaactttaaccatgaaactttaaccctgaaactttaaccatgaaactctaaccatggaactttaaccatggaactttaaccatgaaactttaaccatgaaactctaaccatgaaactttaaccatgaaactctaaccatgaaactctaaccatggaactttaaccatggaactttaaccatggaactttaaccatgaagcTCTAACCATGGTActctaaccatggaactttaaccatgaaactttaaccatgaagcTCTAACCATGGTActctaaccatggaactttaaccatgaaactttaaccctgaaactttaaccatgaaactttaaccatgaaactctaaccatgaaactctaaccatggaactctaaccatgaaactctaaccatggaactttaaccatgaaactttaaccctgaaactttaaccatgaaactctaaccatggaactttaaccatggaactttaaccatgaaactttaaccatgaaactctaaccatgaaactttaaccatgaaactctaaccatggaactctaaccatggaactttaaccatgaaactttaaccatggaactctaaccatgaaactctaaccatggaactttaaccatgaaactttaaccctgaaactttaaccatgaaactctaaccatggaactttaaccatgaaactttaaccatggaactttaaccatggaactttaaccatgaaactttaaccatgaaactttaaccatggaactttaaccatgaaactttaaccatggaactttaaccatgaaactttaaccatggaactttaaccatggaactttaaccatgaaactttaaccatggaactttaaccatgaaactttaaccatgaaactctaaccatggaactctaaccatggaactttaaccatgaaactttaaccatgaagcTCTAACCATGGTActctaaccatggaactttaaccatgaaactttaaccctgaaactttaaccatgaaactctaaccatggaactttaaccatggaactttaaccatgaaactttaaccatgaaactctaaccatgaaactttaaccatgaaactctaaccatgaaactctaaccatggaactttaaccatggaactttaaccatggaactttaaccatgaagcTCTAACCATGGTActctaaccatggaactttaaccatgaaactttaaccatgaagcTCTAACCATGGTActctaaccatggaactttaaccatgaaactctaaccatggaactttaaccatgaaactttaaccatgaaactctaaccatgaaactctaaccatgaaactctaaccatggaactttaaccatgaaactttaaccctgaaactttaaccatgaaactctaaccatggaactttaaccatggaactttaaccatgaaactttaaccatgaaactctaaccatgaaactttaaccatgaaactctaaccatggaactctaaccatggaactttaaccatgaaactttaaccatggaactctaaccatgaaactctaaccatggaactttaaccatgaaactttaaccctgaaactttaaccatgaaactctaaccatggaactttaaccatggaactttaaccatgaaactttaaccatggaactttaaccatgaaactttaaccattgaactttaaccatggaactttaaccatgaaactttaaccatggaactttaaccatgaaactttaaccatggaactttaaccatggaactttaaccatgaaactttaaccatggaactttaaccatggaactttaaccttgaaactttaaccatggaactttaactatgaaactttaaccatgaaactttaaccatgaaactttaaccatgaaactctaaccatggaactttaaccatgaaactctaaccatggaactttaaccatgaaactttaaccatgaaactctaaccatggaactctaaccatggaactttaaccatgaaactttaaccatgaaactctaaccatggaactttaaccatgaaactttaaccatgaaactctaaccatggaactttaaccatgaaactttaaccatgaaactctaaccatgaaactttaaccatggaactttaaccatgaaactttaaccatgaaactctaaccatggaactttaaccatgaaactttaaccatgaaactctaaccatgaaactttaaccatggaactttaaccctgaaactttaaccatgaaactttaaccatgaaactctaaccatgaaactctaaccatggaactctaaccatgaaactctaaccatggaactttaaccatgaaactttaaccctgaaactttaaccatgaaactctaaccatggaactttaaccatggaactttaaccatgaaactttaaccatgaaactctaaccatgaaactttaaccatgaaactctaaccatggaactctaaccatggaactttaaccatgaaactttaaccatggaactctaaccatgaaactctaaccatggaactttaaccatgaaactttaaccctgaaactttaaccatgaaactttaaccatggaactttaaccatgaaactttaaccatggaactttaaccatggaactttaaccatgaaactttaaccatgaaactttaaccatggaactttaaccatgaactttaaccatggaactttaaccatggaactttaaccatggaactttaaccatggaacttaaccatgaaactttaaccatggaactttaaccatgaaactttaaccatgaaactctaaccatggaactctaaccatggaactttaaccatgaaactttaaccatgaagcTCTAACCATGGTACTCTAACCATGGAacttaaccatgaaactttaaccctgaaactttaaccatgaaactctaaccatggaactttaaccatggaactttaaccatgaaactttaaccatgaaactctaaccatgaaactttaaccatgaaactctaaccatgaaactctaaccatggaactttaaccatggaactttaaccatggaactttaaccatgaagcTCTAACCATGGTActctaaccatggaactttaaccatgaaactttaaccatgaagcTCTAACCATGGTActctaaccatggaactttaaccatgaaactctaaccatggaactttaaccatgaaactttaaccatgaaactctaaccatgaaactctaaccatggaactctaaccatgaaactctaaccatggaactttaaccatgaaactttaaccctgaaactttaaccatgaaactctaaccatggaactttaaccatggaactttaaccatgaaactttaaccatgaaactctaaccatgaaactttaaccatgaaactctaaccatggaactctaaccatggaactttaaccatgaaactttaaccatggaactctaaccatgaaactctaaccatggaactttaaccatgaaactttaaccctgaaactttaaccatgaaactctaaccatggaactttaaccatggaactttaaccatgaaactttaaccatggaactttaaccatgaaactttaaccatgaaactttaaccatggaactttaaccatgaaactttaaccatggaactttaaccatgaaactttaaccatggaactttaaccatggaactttaaccatgaaactttaaccatggaactttaaccatggaactttaaccatgaaactttaaccatggaactttaactatgaaactttaaccatgaaactttaaccatgaaactttaaccatgaaactctaaccatggaactttaaccatgaaactctaaccatggaactttaaccatgaaactttaaccatgaaactctaaccatggaactctaaccatggaactttaaccatgaaactttaaccatgaaactctaaccatggaactttaaccatgaaactttaaccatgaaactctaaccatggaactttaaccatgaaactttaaccatgaaactctaaccatgaaactttaaccatggaactttaaccatgaaactttaaccatgaaactctaaccatggaactttaaccatgaaactttaaccatgaaactctaaccatgaaactttaaccatggaactttaaccatgaaactttaaccatgaaactttaaccatggaactttaaccatgaaactttaaccatgaaactttaaccatgaaactctaaccatgaaactttaaccatggaactttaaccatgaaactttaaccatgaaactttaaccatgaaactttaaccatgaaactttgaCTATGAAACTTTgaccatggaactttaaccatggaactttgaccatgaaactttaaccatgaaactctaaccatgaaactttaaccatggaactttaaccatgaaactttaaccatgaaactttaaccatgaaactttaaccatgaaactttaaccatggaactttgaccatgaaactttaaccatgaaactttgaCCATGAAACTTCAAACCGTAATTTTATAGCTGTACTGTGAAACTCAACTTTATAAAGAACTTTTACTGTGAAAACACATGAATTACTTTTAGTTAATTTGTTCAAATAGCTTTACTTTGAAACTTTTAACACCGGCAGAAGCTTACATTGAAACTGAGACTACATGAGGTAATTTACTGTGAAACTTTATCTTCATGGTAAGGAAGCTGATGTGCTCCAAATCTTCAATTTGTGTAATATGGTCACGGCCTTCctactaagctaagctaagctaagctaagctaagctaagcagGTCctgaaatcaacacaaacaggtgaAGGTCAGACGTTGTTTATTGAGATGAAAAGCTGAAAGCAAAGATAAACATGAAATCAGGAGAGCTGATCCTCAGCGTCGTTCTGTTCCcagttttaaataaagtttttaatcCTGCACAACATCACCTCCTCATTAAACtacattcatgtgtgtgtgtgtgtgtgtgtgtgtgtgtgtgtgtgtgcgttaagTTCATGaggacagtctgtgtgtgtctgaagcaCAACacggaggtcaaaggtcagcaggGCCAAGGCCGTCAACCGGGTTACCGTAGGAACACCATCGTCAgcagacctgagagagagacagacaggtcagacagacagacagacagacaggcagacagacagacaggcaggcaggcagacagacagacagacaggcaggcagacaggcaggcaggcaggcaggcagacaggcagacaggcagacaggcaggcaggcagacagacagacagacagacaggcagacaggcaggcaggcagacaggcaggcaggcagacaggcagacagacagacaggcagacaggcagacagacaggcaggcaggcaggcagacagacaggcaggcagacagacaggcaggcagacaggcaggcaggcaggcaggcagacagacagacagacagacagacagacaggcaggcagacagacaggcaggcagacaggcaggcaggcaggcaggcaggcagacagacagacagacagacagacaggcaggcaggcagacagacagacaggcaggcaggcaggcaggcagacaggcagacaggcaggcaggcagacaggcagacagacagacaggcagacaggcagacagacagacaggcagacagacagacaggcagacaggcagacagacagacaggcaggcaggcaggcaggcagacagacaggcagacaggcaggcaggcagacaggcagacaggcaggcagacaggcaggcagacagacagacagacaggcagacaggcagacagacaggcaggcaggcaggcagacagacagacagacagacaggcaggcagacagacagacaggcaggcagacagacaggcaggcagacaggcaggcaggcaggcaggcagacagacagacagacagacaggcagacagacagacaggcagacaggcagacagacagacaggcaggcagacagacaggcaggcagacaggcaggcaggcaggcagacagacagacagacagacagacagacaggcaggcaggcaggcaggcagacagacagacaggcaggcaggcagacagacagacagacagacagacagacagacagacagacagacagacaggcaggcagacagacagacagacaggtcattTGTTGCCTCTCAATTCATTCACTTGTCTCCTTGGCTCCTTCACTTGCGTCccagctcctctctttgtctcaccCATCTCACCCGTCTCACCCATCTCACCCATCTCACCCGTCTCACCCATCTCACCCGTCTCACCCATCTCACCCGTCTCACCTGTGTTACCCGTCTTACCCGTCTCACCCGTCTCACCCCTCTTACCCATCTCACccgtctcacctgtctcacctgtctcacccCTCTTACCCGTCTCACCCATCTCACCCGTCTCACCCATCTCACCCGTCTCACCTGTGTTACCCGTCTTACCCGTCTCACCCGTCTCACCCCTCTTACCcatctcacctgtctcacccGTCTCACCCGTCTCACCCCTCTCAGAGATCCCCTCCTTAGAGCTCTGtcagtgtctgctgtgtgtagtttaatgtgtatgtatatataacGTAGTCACTGTGTCGGTCACATGACCGTTTCCTGTCAGCCTAGGAGAGAGGAGCCAAGGAAGCACACCTGCACCCTTCCACCTTTCTCCCTACCTCCTTTTTTGCTCCTCCGCCTTTCCTTCTACACTTCTTCTATCCTTCTCTCACACTGGTTATCACTcgttatctgtgtgtgtgtgtgtgtgtgtgtgtgtgtgtgtgtgtgtgttacctagTGTGTAGGCGCAGACCAGCTTCTGATTGGTGGAGACGTGGAGACAACGTGGAACCACTGAGCTGCTCTCAGTGTGGAGGGGGAGCATCAACACGGTGACACACAGCACCGCCACGGAAACACACACCACCCACTGAGACACACTGCgcacagctgcacacacacacacacacacacacacacacacacacacacacacacacacacacacacacaaacacgttaATGTTAAACTTCAGGACTACATCTCCCAGAGTGCCTTGCTGCGTGTGTCCCCTCCCCCCTGATGACTCACCGGGACAGGTGGGCAGTGGCAGGTGTGAGTTTGTGGGCACcagcagaggagacagaggagtctgaggagacgacgccctctgctggcctcctaccctcctctcctctcctcctcgtttcctcctcctcctctcctcctctgcctcccctcctcctcctcctccctcctctcctcctctcagctcgGCCCAGACCTCGCGTCCTCccatctgtcctcctcctctcacctccaGGCGGAAGCAGTCCCTGCGGCCCCAGTGTCGGGGGGAGACGTCCAGGTGACGCACCACCCTGAGGAGAGGGGGCGGAGTTACAGAGCGCTGCTGCAGGGGGGAAGGGGGGACGGGGGGACGGGGGGAAACTGAGCTTCAGG contains the following coding sequences:
- the LOC117807379 gene encoding motile sperm domain-containing protein 1-like, yielding MRRKNSHDGQGQGGTGDQGTRRGDRGQAGVRQAERGETGGETGGGSSLPVFLFPSELLFHPAETASHRRVLTLYNPYNFSLSFKMLCTAPSLYRVVESEGSVRAKSCVDLVVRHLDVSPRHWGRRDCFRLEVRGGGQMGGREVWAELRGGEEGGGGGGEAEEERRRRKRGGEERRVGGQQRASSPQTPLSPLLVPTNSHLPLPTCPAVRSVSQWVVCVSVAVLCVTVLMLPLHTESSSVVPRCLHVSTNQKLVCAYTLGLLTMVFLR